A stretch of Mastomys coucha isolate ucsf_1 unplaced genomic scaffold, UCSF_Mcou_1 pScaffold3, whole genome shotgun sequence DNA encodes these proteins:
- the Bnip5 gene encoding protein BNIP5 — protein MRIEEPREKASRASKGKGDLPEAAEEPALRKKSQEKKTSRKKHSHRKPIAEEPPGPQPAAAQGQEDMPPSLAAPRAPEEANLGLICRGGPDSDLPQALPAERGHAETPESSGQAAGPPSEEIPRKPDQDDVIRQLVELIKKAGDQLEEEVRRRHQRAPAELLRLPQAQVPQPEAVPPQKPTPPPRKKSQEKKSGLKRALSLKRLASEEPKRVGPATPLGSETRPKRPSFLPLCVSSQRTSTSSIPDSEEPEFHEARSAEGGGSRPSELHTPAAIFQGPEEKPLLDRASESREFRRKILALLNAEEEMGEQHAQVQEAEEAGESPAPAVKVKSQVKKSNVRRAFSLRKHSSKDSKRTEASGIPGPGSPEARPSKKHGFLPTCVSGHRASISSSPESLEFQKMEAAGVGPAGSPEAPFQARSHTPVEGPSPERARESKEFMIQRLVDSLQEVDSELGRQIRKYPSFKRFFNEFSDASLRKLVATLDSRKARLSEEGRSLTNRPPPPCAFGTLNKFAANRSCTICTLMQSSGEYKGHSYAHFLSRKAQQDITDLDTQSPD, from the exons ATGAGGATAGAGGAGCCCAGAGAAAAAGCCAGTAGGGCGTCAAAGGGGAAAGGGGACTTACCAGAAGCAGCCGAGGAGCCAGCCCTCAGGAAGAAATCCCAAGAGAAGAAGACAAGCCGCAAGAAACACAGTCACAGGAAGCCTATAGCCGAAGAGCCGCCTGGGCCCCAGCCCGCAGCAGCACAAGGCCAAGAGGACATGCCGCCCAGTTTGGCTGCCCCACGCGCCCCCGAGGAGGCAAACCTGGGGCTGATCTGCAGGG GGGGACCAGACTCTGACCTCCCTCAGGCTTTGCCCGCTGAAAGAGGCCATGCTGAAACCCCAGAGAGCTCTGGCCAAGCCGCAGGTCCTCCATCAGAAGAGATCCCCAGGAAGCCCGACC AGGATGACGTCATCCGGCAGCTCGTGGAACTGATCAAGAAAGCTGGAGACCAACTGGAAGAAGAGGTGAGGCGCAGGCATCAGAGAGCGCCTGCAGAGCTGCTGCGGCTCCCG CAAGCGCAAGTCCCTCAGCCAGAAGCGGTGCCTCCACAAAAGCCCACGCCACCCCCCAGGAAGAAATCGCAGGAGAAGAAGTCCGGCCTGAAGAGAGCCTTGTCCCTCAAGAGGCTTGCCTCCGAGGAACCCAAGAGAGTCGGCCCAGCCACTCCCCTGGGCTCGGAAACGCGGCCCAAGAGGCCCAGCTTCCTACCCCTGTGCGTCAGCAGCCAGCGAACTTCCACCTCCAGCATCCCTG ACTCGGAGGAGCCCGAGTTCCATGAGGCCCGGTCTGCAGAGGGTGGAGGCTCCCGTCCCTCTGAGCTTCACACACCAGCCGCCATATTTCAGGGGCCCGAGGAGAAACCACTGCTGGACAGAGCCTCGGAATCCA GAGAATTCAGGCGTAAGATCCTGGCCCTACTCAATGcagaggaagagatgggagagcAG cACGCTCAagtgcaggaggcagaggaggcggGAGAAAGCCCTGCCCCAGCCGTCAAGGTGAAGTCCCAGGTGAAGAAGTCTAACGTCCGGAGAGCCTTTTCTCTCAGGAAACACAGCTCCAAGGATTCTAAGAGAACGGAGGCTTCAGGAATTCCAGGCCCTGGCAGCCCGGAGGCCCGGCCATCCAAGAAGCACGGCTTCCTGCCCACGTGTGTCAGTGGCCACAGAGCTTCCATCTCCAGCAGCCCAG AAAGCCTCGAGTTCCAGAAGATGGAAGCTGCAGGAGTGGGACCAGCTGGGTCCCCAGAAGCGCCTTTCCAGGCCAGAAGTCACACACCAGTTGAGGGGCCTTCGCCAGAGAGAGCCCGGGAATCTA AGGAGTTCATGATCCAGAGGCTGGTGGACAGTCTCCAAGAGGTGGACAGCGAGCTGGGGAGGCAG ATCCGGAAGTACCCCAGCTTCAAGCGGTTTTTTAATGAGTTCTCAGACGCCTCCCTCAGGAAGCTGGTGGCCACCTTAGACAGTCGGAAGGCCCGCCTCTCGGAGGAAGGCAGGAGCCTCACCAACAGGCCACCACCACCGTGTGCCTTTGGCACGCTGAACAAGTTTGCTGCCAACCGCAGCTGCACCATCTGCACCCTTATGCAGTCCAGTGGCGAATACAAGGGACACAGTTACGCCCACTTCCTGTCCAGGAAGGCCCAGCAG GACATCACGGATCTGGATACCCAGAGTCCAGACTGA